TAACACGAACATGACAACGCCAACAACAATTATTAACAACTTGCTCATTCGCTAAAACCGTTTTATGGTATGGACACCAGTTTACTGATGAAGTTTTTTTATATACCAAACCTTTCTTATATAAAATCGTAAAAAACCATTGCTCCCATCGATAATATTGAGGTTGACAAGTTATAATCTCCCTACTCCAGTCGTAAGCAAAACCCAACGATTGTAACTGACTTTTCATATAATAAATATTAGATTTTGTCCAAATTTCTGGATCTGTATTATTTATAATTGCAGCATGTTCTGCAGGCAACCCAAACGCATCCCAACCTATAGGTTGTAATACATTTTTTCCAAGCATACGTTGATATCGAGAAATTACATCTCCGATTGTATAATTGCGCACATGGCCCATATGTAAGTTTCCAGATGGATATGGAATCATAGATAAACAATAATACTTTTCTTTACTACTATCTTCTGTTGCTGAAAAGGTCTTATTTTTGTGCCAATATTTCTGAATAATACCTTCAATTTCACTTGGAGAATATAATTTGCGCATAACGACTTCACTATAAATAAAAAATTATTAATCGGTAATTAAAACTTAAATTAATTAAACACATCAATATTTTCTAAATTAAAACCATTTTTTATTAAAATTACGAACTAAAAAATTAAACAGCAGTACATACACGTCATAAATAACAATTAATCAATTTTTGTTATATGTTTATAAAAATACTTAAGTTATTAGTAAATAAAACAAACCCTATATATAAATAAATTTTCGAAGTTTCTATACAATTATATACGACGCACTTTATAGATTTAATAAAAATTTTTTATTAAATCTATAATATAATTTCTGCATTTAAAGATTAAAATAATATATATAGTAATAATACCTAAAAAAAACCAGGAGGTTCCAAACCTTGCATACGGCGTCAAACCTGTAGTTGGAACAACTGTATCACTAAGCACTGTTGAAGTAAACTGAGGAAGTTTCGCTTGAATAGAACCATCCGCATTTACAATAGCAGTAACTCCATTGTTAGTACTACATAATAAAGGCCTTCCCAATTCTAAAGCACGCATGCGAGCCATTTGAAAATGTTGCCATGGGCCAATAGAATTTCCAAACCATGCGTTGTTTGCAACAGTTAATAAAAAATCAGTATCAGGTTTAAAATTATCGCGGATTTGCTTATTAAGAATTATTTCATAACAAATAACAGCAGTCATTTTAATAAATGATACAGTCAATTGTGGCTGAAAATAATAACCTTTTTGCATAAAAGGAACAGGAATATTAAATAAACGTAACAATGGACTAAAAAATCTTTGAAATGGAACCCTTTCAGAACATAATACTAGATGATGTTTGTCATACCGATTATGACTCGGATATTTGTAAGGTTTAGAATTTCCAATTACTATAATACTATTATAGTAATTGGAAATATTTTTATCATAACGTATTCCAATAATCCCAGTAATCAGATTTGTTTGATCCTGTCTTAATTGATGATCTAATAATGTTAACACTTGGTCATGATCAATTTCATTTCCTGGGATAGCTGATTCCGGCCAAATAATTATTTTTGTTTTCCCGAGCAAGGGCAAAGTATGATTCAAATATATTTGCATTATTTTTTCTAAATAATTAGCGTCCCACTTTACATGTTGGTCAATATTACCTTGTACTAACGAAACATTGACAGCACGTTGGGGCTGTGTATGATACCATTGTATCCATGTTAAAGGCCACATAAACAACAATATCCCTAAAGATATAACTGTTAACGATAACTGCGCTCTTTTAATGGATACTGCTATTAATACACTTATTAAAACAAGAATAAACGTGATACCTTCTACCCCAAAAATAGGGGCAATGCCTTTGAAAGGCCCATCAATTTGACTATACCCAAACTGTAACCACGGAAATCCAGTAAAAGCATGTCCTCTAATATATTCAATACTTAACCATAATACTGGAGCAGCACCTACTGCATGCCATATAGTTGTATTTAAATGTATTGCCGTAAGTAATACAGAAAACAATATAGGAAACAATGTTAGATATAAAACGAAACAAACAATTAATACAGTATTAACACAACTACACATATTACCAAATTGATCTATACTTATATAAATCCATTGTAGCCCGCTACCAAAAAAACCAATACCCCAAAAAAACGCATACCATATACCTTTTTTCCATGTAGAATCTAAAACTATTTTTAATAAAACAGTTAATGAAATAATACTAGCTGGCCAAAAGTTATATGGAGAAAATCCTAAAATACCAAAAGCTCCAAATAATAATACTATGAACAACCATAAAAATTGTCTGTATTTATAATATGCAGTCACAACAAATATCATGTGTGCAAGTTATTTTTTTTAGATACATGTAATGAATTTTTAGGAATTTGTACAAGTAATTGCATAATACGATGACTATCTGTAAGCGTAACTTTAAATTTATAACCTGAAATGTTTATAGATTCCCCATTTGTAGGTAAATGTCCAAAAGATTGCATCACAAAACCTCCAACAGTATCTATTTCTTCATTATAAAAACAGGTATTAAACATCTTATTGAAATCTATAACAGGAGTTAATGCATTAACAATAAAAGTATATTGGCTTATCTGACGAATATCGCAATTATCTTTATTATCATATTCATCTTCAATTTCACCAACAATCAATTCTAATATGTCCTCAATAGTAATAAGTCCAGACATACCTCCAAATTCATCTATTACAATAGCCATATGACAATGCTGTATACGAAATTCCTGTAACATCCTATCTACACCTTTATGCTCTGGTACTACCAAAGCTGGGCGTAAAATTTTATCAAAATTACATGATTGAGATTTTTTTAATATGAATGGTAATAAATCTTTAGCAATTAAAACTCCTTTAATTCTATCCTGATTACCATGTAATACTGGAAATCTAGAATGTGC
This region of Candidatus Blochmannia vicinus genomic DNA includes:
- the lnt gene encoding apolipoprotein N-acyltransferase gives rise to the protein MIFVVTAYYKYRQFLWLFIVLLFGAFGILGFSPYNFWPASIISLTVLLKIVLDSTWKKGIWYAFFWGIGFFGSGLQWIYISIDQFGNMCSCVNTVLIVCFVLYLTLFPILFSVLLTAIHLNTTIWHAVGAAPVLWLSIEYIRGHAFTGFPWLQFGYSQIDGPFKGIAPIFGVEGITFILVLISVLIAVSIKRAQLSLTVISLGILLFMWPLTWIQWYHTQPQRAVNVSLVQGNIDQHVKWDANYLEKIMQIYLNHTLPLLGKTKIIIWPESAIPGNEIDHDQVLTLLDHQLRQDQTNLITGIIGIRYDKNISNYYNSIIVIGNSKPYKYPSHNRYDKHHLVLCSERVPFQRFFSPLLRLFNIPVPFMQKGYYFQPQLTVSFIKMTAVICYEIILNKQIRDNFKPDTDFLLTVANNAWFGNSIGPWQHFQMARMRALELGRPLLCSTNNGVTAIVNADGSIQAKLPQFTSTVLSDTVVPTTGLTPYARFGTSWFFLGIITIYIILIFKCRNYIIDLIKNFY
- the corC gene encoding CNNM family magnesium/cobalt transport protein CorC (CorC(YbeX) belongs to the Cyclin M Mg2+ Exporter (CNNM) family, and was characterized as belonging to a set of three proteins, at least one of which must be present for CorA to function.); the encoded protein is MNDHNLTENVSSIRKKSFFAFILHHLFHSTPKNRDDLLNLIRDFEQNSLIDADTRDMLEGVMDIVEQKVRDIMVPRAQIIFLKNTQSWDEQLSIIIESAHSRFPVLHGNQDRIKGVLIAKDLLPFILKKSQSCNFDKILRPALVVPEHKGVDRMLQEFRIQHCHMAIVIDEFGGMSGLITIEDILELIVGEIEDEYDNKDNCDIRQISQYTFIVNALTPVIDFNKMFNTCFYNEEIDTVGGFVMQSFGHLPTNGESINISGYKFKVTLTDSHRIMQLLVQIPKNSLHVSKKNNLHT